A genomic stretch from Diprion similis isolate iyDipSimi1 chromosome 1, iyDipSimi1.1, whole genome shotgun sequence includes:
- the LOC124408795 gene encoding protein unc-80 homolog isoform X4, whose protein sequence is MANMEKRRSIDDSLHDQALPIPIQTFLWRQTSPFIRAKLGKLHEASCMFCQRAPGHHEMKEACKSFEKVLVQNLHFGLSPSLTDALGAVPRWRLIQAALPHVLHAAANLLHNRKDTNLQSLGAVETKLLYTLHWIILDAAEECADADAEAGIYHSNPFYYLFSIPTMSLFVYLFAPICNHLKESDFTTNFRLENGLKMWTALWECRHPDTPCFTAHCRPKPRALWTRSMKMSKHNQQFDDIFLAKKGATEEFLDTESPPSQSASVCFSDQGAPPSTKQPDEDQSNWVSSPKDTVFPETIPEESSSTEDEHVVIFRLPSLTESEKTIDGVKEVSTIFAGEASIFHVAMGRTTNAFKSTMTIEQVTAISGLDAKQFESKPFMQKMGSLDKDSVDSSKIMGTATNFHGSPTTRSTIRNGGHASIVDICAATFLDVAVLRCLFVAQWQEEGVFWALQFLYHRLREISEESYTQQQPRRRSNSLPIPKIEVSIYQSPESNRREEAKDFIEVPEPKDVSILADLATFSESPYASKLADSSHTRRASEKVKKRMKMADLKAFVETKLLSKSEKTLEKIGQDEPKPFFEQECHRSLDTGDDHLTRPASTFSKIFDAKDVDRIKHPTNLIKGKSMPSLSCLIDELTAGGYIGDTRVERKQGRFYSQSYAVPNPIITVTEHTPTPSPDYMKRQGSIDSQLDATSLHGSRLGFERKPSLTRSQTDSNITYTGEEIPEAPGSACYITKEGDIDYQVVLKAVHAVALRDNLCCTLRVCENILNLLELLMDMGVLKQCLREEATNSNAGSNSGKSDKAPSKHDSPTNDQQQKSNSRPTGVEVTAHHLLMNCVIRVLKHLGCPHGCAEGMRGPPADFIRSQGQTILCKLHRASSRQFSKFLRSMIRDQPIPEILDFFHAYVGFCVDPNQKRSSSKSPDVASQGGYATNFGAGLGGGGGRGIEGQIMCNVFKTLVTRFVKSFKELKSQENVTIHCDLRQLMTYIKEAHGGVFRRVALSGLLDSADRPNKRNNSNIQTTRVIRHIHQSELEENVDLGAESCYVMDDRGTRKFLFKKRSTSSTCASLLETELSEENAKISQSPSGNLRKKHHILTPRQSERNLGIAESCMGSAKSRKLKRFQIGGIVNWFRKEYGRTDSTDSHDSSESPTEGSFIRQPSIHHAYYRSTSRGGRGVGQTLQKAKRRMEDQLNKIGLGKGKKKESLEEAPGCYFSRRNSMDIGEASRESEFVVLKERRMVPIALVHTGMLRFSFLLETCQPGSVPDHHLMAAILDLPHAPVVARAALILECAHLVHQCNKGHWPTWMKLNFPIFRPSVPLNSRNAPTGLRRTHVLQRSAGKLFYQWAEAIGTRLEEMLAEDKLNVDAITAMVSDENKQKELVVEDEEEDFLDEASINGYGSQCPIALRLVACTLLLEITAFLRETYQTLPKSSRLSTRERPPPWERMYSREANRRWSMALSSMGHSQTSAQSLQSIAGDREAERKISFVLHEPDNESEGSSKSTVTIQGEEIQINDKEKSKRTPAPQGRPFLLRRGTTGNPTGSFKRRSLKLRRGTKDGKDVEGESYTVKRADSIQSKRKVSSLSDRSDTSEPGLGGEVSGEESPGILSDDQPPESPSDSNDTDETNKNFPWLKVVVQIANSFNFYCSHQNFCHPICYRRQMRASARLIKSIRKIYGEEFGIINGTGTFDFDTDKKDDTKKDKRSRKISDQASTQVSPVRRKDSMGRKDRIERALDGSQSGRLIGGHRDSSKDIAESDFDRGKDSSKRSDKDNRSKNLPPISKYIKTQVKDAFHTPLATLVKGAVVMSEELFVDILSVSWELLLESNQEVAASAASLFIISAVRAPNQASDIMHHGLHHTNTTIRINAILRFQVLWKLRYQVWPRMEEAAHMTFKVPPPGIEFTLPSPKIGIESLPVVDPPWMPQVKTKVEEVTINQERHRSLVTATKTRKKQQTELIKKALQAQDDKKREERENFLITTIPITVQAAYEPSPVGDDHDEGNVGDEDPGESVPRNTSHHGQSALSLFPSSLCSAIIQIINLLDDAAVSEDGNAVYEVAYQVIWNCLVEDSALFLRYVLERLTREKQELMFKILRHLIRFVPKLPQQAAFALYNYIIGYVMFYVRSPHEEGQKLIGTALSILWMVVHSVHGIMFKDLKQILRKEQCDASILLTANVPSAKKIIVHGPQDPDAGGIPSQFPVQEDTQFCQILRESVDFFGIEESKHKEYFLIDYKTHQIHNPTSYVRDYYFFKRSQYPQLELVHMKPEEAFNALQRQELIHKFVEIGKVLLTWAILKNVDMVVQRVVFLHEELMKLPSFPRKALEADLDLYKGGEIGKELLGLDVLHKFMWVRLIARMFEAMAGNFAYSGDIHLFLNVLNGAIILHSEDSCILRYVMATYINAAHNFKNIFSTNGYLLIMPTLLQLYSNHQTNKLVKTTVEYAVKQFYLMNRKPFILQMFGSVSAILDTDEMSVHGEAHKVASNCLFNLLLSLETPSPDPLNIGELVKEDKPLKAIDFCYHDENEMVTVLDCISLCVMVIAYAADSVRGQQMLIILEAILPCYVQQIQSPTYNKEGKTEKEIINQLAIAVKTLVNNSEALTKNYNGPQRSSPEHKGSSQRNYGKGPYSPGFDFDDETHNKYVEHSRTKILYDRDNEDSENCHKTEFRRPRDTLLNMVGDFLARCSVRLAELNKKATQDGKAIELLDSKCHVRLADIAHSLLKISPYDSDTMGCRGLRRYMNDILPSTEWSNDDMRPALIIILRRLDKTFSKIYKKASIRRNTDWEAAGDLLKGVYETLSRYPYIAHFQHLKTLLSTCQALIIGDTTGLVEVASAASAALMSQIPPQHFCSTVLRLIALHVISLGEVYSLENVCGGQSMFATQNRTESVLLNLLIPLFLRVGTGRKDVPKLRQADISFALTAVLNTLWPPTAKTAPITAQNLKTATDMRTGSLTFTARDAKAPTKISLTLYQVAFLALKIMIICFEAELKKEWPRILRTMRLLNKRNEASIHLWDFLEFVVTHRTALYIQMSPFIVHKIGQPPISEHERNMQSIIRKKINGIGMPVPKSRGTLLTDLSHDLKDLKEEIDDRKFDEMQPEPKRSVVDMHPGAPNAMPNSNEGQHGRTQRPSLIDLLTGDLGSRAHINRTPAETPSQHSQPTPVSHPTPPHTCNQSLIPKSAHAIQPQFPVIHPPTSVQPTTNVTRGSASSTSAGSTTLKEVSEDSTKDMQLDQPLSTDRSQPSSANDEHNNVKSHPILPHQKTSKLRFVSSVEFRHSSGETLTTQLSPSSPTEDSSGESRSNRPRLQRSTGQSKKTFRLRKSRRSRIEVSHIKLESPDTSNQPMASTPPTATELSVSGIPSESSSIRSKRSLSARQGHNDSRGNHQQSDISWDEDTSVVSQTSSTSGYRDSYSMQLISLESGIQSAPPLASPDLNDLPSTSSATTNYIVCDGSSPDCSINGSGGEKTALLTNSQRSSSQHSLLMVFQTQDEDTLI, encoded by the exons ATGGCTAACATGGAAAAAAGACGGTCCATTGATGACAGCTTGCATGATCAAGCCTTGCCTATTCCAATACAGACCTTTCTCTGGAGACAAACAAG TCCGTTCATACGAGCCAAGCTTGGAAAACTTCACGAAGCATCATGTATG TTCTGTCAACGTGCGCCCGGCCATCAT GAAATGAAAGAAGCGTGCAAG TCCTTTGAGAAAGTACTCGTACAGAATTTACACTTCGGACTCTCACCGTCGTTGACTGATGCTCTGGGTGCTGTTCCTCGATGGCGTCTCATCCAAGCTGCTCTTCCACACGTCCTGCATGCCGCAGCAAACCTTTTACATAACAG AAAAGACACCAATCTCCAAAGTCTTGGAGCAGTTGAGACAAAGCTTCTCTATACTTTGCACTGGATCATTTTGGACGCTGCTGAAGAATGTGCAGACGCAGATGCCGAAGCTGGAATTTATCACTCCAATCCATTCTATTACTTGTTCTCTATACCAACAATGTCG TTATTTGTTTATCTTTTTGCTCCGATCTGCAACCACCTAAAGGAGTCAGACTTCACTACCAACTTCCGTCTAGAAAACGGTCTCAAAATGTGGACCGCGCTATGGGAATGTCGACATCCTGATACCCCTTGTTTCACAGCGCATTGTCGTCCAAAACCACGAGCACTATGGACTCGTTCAATGAAGATGTCTAAGCACAATCAACAGTTCGATGACATATTCTTAGCAA AAAAAGGCGCCACTGAAGAATTCTTAGACACAGAAAGCCCGCCGAGTCAATCAGCTAGTGTGTGCTTTTCTGACCAAGGTGCTCCCCCATCAACCAAACAACCGGATGAAGAC CAGAGTAATTGGGTCTCTTCACCAAAAGATACAGTATTTCCCGAAACGATACCTGAAGAAAGTTCAAGCACCGAAGACGAACATGTG GTAATATTCAGACTACCATCTCTCACAGAGTCGGAGAAGACTATAGACGGTGTGAAAGAGGTGTCAACAATTTTTGCT GGTGAAGCCAGCATTTTTCATGTTGCCATGGGCCGTACGACGAATGCCTTCAAATCCACCATGACTATAGAACAAGTCACTGCAATATCCGGCTTAGACGCGAAACAATTTGAATCGAAACCATTCATGCAGAAAATGGG ATCGTTAGACAAGGACTCAGTTGATAGTTCTAAAATCATGGGAACTGCTACAAACTTTCATGGCTCACCTACCACTCGATCTACGATTAGAAATGGAGGCCATGCATCGATTGTTGATATATGCGCAGCGACATTCCTTGATGTGGCTGTCCTCAGATGTCTCTTTGTTGCGCAATGGCAAGAAGAAGGTGTATTTTGGGCTCTTCAGTTTCTGTATCATCG GCTCCGAGAAATCAGCGAAGAGTCCTACACGCAGCAGCAACCTCGGAGACGGAGCAATTCTTTACCGATTCCAAAAATCGAGGTATCGATCTACCAAAGTCCGGAGAGTAACAGGCGCGAAGAGGCTAAGGATTTCATCGAAGTCCCAGAGCCCAAAGACGTTTCTATTCTTGCAG ATCTTGCTACCTTTTCAGAATCTCCGTACGCTTCAAAGTTGGCTGATTCAAGCCACACTCGGCGTGCCagtgaaaaagttaaaaagcGTATGAAAATGGCCGATCTCAAAGCGTTTGTTGAAACTAAACTGCTGTCGAAGTCTGAAAAAACTTTGGAAAAGATCGGCCAAGATGAACCGAAGCCATTTTTTGAACAG GAATGTCATAGGAGCCTGGACACAGGAGATGATCATCTGACTAGACCGGCTTCtacattttcgaaaatattcgaTGCAAAAGATGTAGACAGAATAAAGCATCCGACCAATTTAATTAAAGGGAAAAGCATGCCCAGTTTGAG CTGCTTGATAGACGAGCTGACCGCGGGCGG atACATAGGCGACACTCGCGTAGAAAGAAAGCAGGGTCGATTTTACAGTCAATCTTACGCTGTTCCCAATCCTATAATTACCGTGACCGAACACACGCCTACACCATCTCCGGATTACATGAAACGTCAG GGTTCCATCGATAGTCAACTAGACGCAACCAGTCTGCATGGTAGTCGATTAGGATTTGAAAGAAAGCCAAGTCTTACCAGATCGCAAACTGACTCGAATATCACTTATACCGGAGAAGAAATTCCCGAAGCTCCAGGATCAGCTTGCTACATCACCAAAGAAGGCGACATAGATTATCAAGTGGTACTCAAG GCTGTACACGCGGTAGCGCTCCGAGATAACTTGTGCTGTACGTTGCGTGTCTGTGAAAACATCTTAAATCTGTTGGAACTACTGATGGATATGGGAGTGCTGAAACAATGTCTTCGCGAGGAGGCAACTAACAGTAATGCTG GTTCTAATAGCGGCAAGTCTGATAAGGCTCCCAGTAAGCATGATTCTCCGACGAatgaccagcagcagaaaagtaACAGTAGACCAACGGGAGTGGAAGTAACTGCACATCATTTGTTGATGAATTGTGTGATCAGAGTTTTAAAACATTTGGGATGTCCACACGGTTGTGCGGAAGGCATGCGTGGTCCACCTGCAGACTTTATTCGGTCGCAAGGTCAAACTATACTTTGCAAACTACATCGCGCAAGTTCTcgacaattttcaaagtttttacgAAGTATGATTCGTGATCAACCCATACCAGAGATTTTGGATTTCTTTCACGCTTATGTGGGATTCTGCGTAGATCCAA ACCAGAAACGAAGCTCGAGCAAATCCCCGGATGTTGCATCACAGGGAGGGTACGCAACTAATTTTGGTGCTGGCCTAGGCGGGGGTGGAGGTCGTGGCATAGAGGGGCAAATAATGTGCAATGTCTTTAAGACTCTGGTCACAAGATTTGTCAAATCTTTCAAGGAATTGAAGTCTCAGGAAAACGTGACCATTCACTGTGATCTCAGGCAGCTAATGACTTACATTAAGGAAGCTCATGGTGGGGTTTTCCGTCGAGTTGCTCTCAGCGGTTTACTAGATTCTGCTGACAGAccgaacaaacgaaataacAGCAATATTCAAACGACTCGTGTCATAAG ACACATACATCAATCGGAACTAGAAGAAAACGTTGACCTTGGCGCCGAGTCATGCTACGTTATGGATGACAGAGGAAcccgtaaatttttattcaaaaagcGGAGCACTTCCTCCACATGTGCC AGCCTCTTGGAGACGGAACTGAGTGAAGAAAATGCAAAGATCAGCCAAAGTCCGTCGGGGAATTTGCGAAAGAAACATCATATCCTAACTCCTAGACAAAGCGAGCGAAATTTGGGTATTGCTGAGTCTTGCATGGGATCTGCAAAGTCACGGAAATTGAAGCGATTTCAAATTGGAGGAATCG TAAATTGGTTCCGAAAGGAATACGGCCGAACTGATTCAACGGATAGCCATGATAGCAGCGAATCTCCAACAGAGGGTAGTTTCATCAGACAACCAAGTATACATCATGCTTATTATCGCAGTACTTCGAGAGGTGGAAGAGG GGTTGGCCAAACGCTACAGAAAGCAAAGCGTAGAATGGAGGATCAATTGAACAAAATTGGATTaggaaagggaaaaaagaaagagagttTGGAAGAAGCACCAGGATGTT ATTTCAGCCGAAGAAACTCTATGGATATCGGCGAGGCATCTAGAGAGTCAGAATTCGTAGtgttgaaagaaagaaggatgGTTCCTATCGCCTTGGTGCACACTGGTATGCTGAggttttcatttctattgGAAACATGTCAACCAGGTTCCGTACCAGATCATCATTTGATGGCAGCCATCCTGGACTTG CCACACGCACCTGTCGTAGCACGTGCCGCACTCATTTTGGAATGTGCCCATCTCGTACACCAGTGCAATAAAGGCCATTGGCCGACATGGATGAAACTAAATTTCCCAATCTTCCGCCCTTCCGTCCCACTCAATAGTCGAAATGCACCTACTGGTCTGCGGCGAACACATGTTTTGCAGCGGTCAGCTGGAAAATTGTTCTACCAATGGGCAGAG GCTATTGGTACAAGATTGGAAGAAATGCTTGCTGAGGATAAGCTTAATGTGGATGCCATAACGGCAATGGTTTCTGACGAAAATAAACAGAAGGAACTTGTGgtggaggatgaggaggaggactTTCTCGATGAAG CCAGTATCAATGGTTATGGATCTCAATGTCCAATTGCTCTTCGACTGGTAGCTTGTACACTTCTTTTGGAGATAACGGCTTTTTTGAGAGAGACATATCAGACTTTGCCAAAGTCCAGCAGACTGTCAACTCGAGAACGACCTCCACCTTGGGAAAGAATGTATAGTCGTGAAGCCAATCGCCGGTGGAGTATGGCTCTTTCATCAATGGGACATTCCCAGACATCGGCACAAAGTCTCCAGTCCATTGCTGGAGATCGAGAGGCAG AGAGAAAGATTAGTTTTGTGCTGCACGAACCAGACAATGAATCGGAGGGCAGTAGCAAGTCTACTGTAACAATTCAAGGGGAGGAGATACAAATTAACGACAAGGAGAAGAGCAAACGTACTCCTGCTCCACAGGGGCGTCCATTTTTATTACGTCGTGGAACAACAGGTAATCCAACTGGATCCTTTAAACGAAGAAGCTTGAAGCTACGCAGAGGAACCAAGGATGGAAAAGACGTAGAGGGTGAATCTT ATACTGTAAAACGTGCAGACTCTATTCAGTCAAAAAGGAAAGTGAGCTCTTTATCAGACAGGAGCGACACTTCTGAACCAGGACTTGGCGGTGAAGTAAGCGGTGAAGAATCTCCAGGAATACTTAGCGATGATCAACCTCCGGAGAGTCCAAGTGACAGCAATGACACTGATGAaaccaataaaaattttccctggCTAAAG GTAGTTGTGCAAATAGCAAATTCCTTCAACTTTTACTGTTCTCATCAAAATTTCTGCCACCCAATATGTTATCGACGACAAATGCGCGCTAGTGCCAGGCTTATAAAATCAATTAGAAAAATCTATGGAGAGGAGTTCGGGATTATCAATGGAACTGGTACATTTGATTTTGATACAGACAAAAAAGATGATACCAAAAAGGACAAACGAAGTCGCAAGATTTCTGATCAAGCCAGTACTCAAGTCTCACCGGTTCGTCGAAAAGATAGCATGGGCAGAAAGGACAG gATTGAGAGAGCCTTAGACGGTTCTCAATCTGGTAGACTAATCGGAGGGCACAGAGACTCATCTAAAGATATCGCAGAATCAGATTTTGACAGAGGGAAAGATTCATCAAAAAGATCTGATAAAGATAATCGTTCCAAAAATCTGCCaccaatttcaaaatacataaaaacTCAG GTCAAAGATGCATTCCATACACCATTGGCAACGTTGGTTAAGGGTGCTGTTGTGATGTCAGAAGAATTATTTGTCGATATTCTTTCTGTATCTTGGGAACTTCTGCTTGAATCAAACCAAGAAGTTGCTGCATCAGCGGCATCCTTGTTCATTATTTCGGCAGTACGAGCTCCAAACCAAGCAAGCGATATAATGCACCATGGCCTACATCATACGAATACCACAATTAGAATAAACGCTATTCTCAGATTTCAAGTCCTTTGGAAACTGCGATATCAGGTTTGGCCCCGTATGGAGGAAGCTGCTCATATGACCTTCAAAGTCCCACCACCTGGTATAGAATTCACATTGCCTTCTCCGAAAATTGGAATAGAATCGTTACCAGTTGTCGATCCACCATGGATGCCTCAAGTTAAAACGAAAGTTGAAGAAGTGACGATTAATCAGGAACGTCAT AGGTCATTAGTAACAGCGACGAAAACTCGCAAGAAGCAACAAACTGAACTTATAAAAAAAGCTCTCCAGGCACAGGATGATAAAAAacgagaggagagagaaaattttttaattaccacTATACCGATTACGGTACAAGCAGCTTACGAGCCTAGTCCTGTTGGCGATGACCATGATGAAG GAAACGTAGGAGATGAAGATCCGGGCGAATCAGTACCCAGGAACACTTCACATCACGGACAATCTGCTCTGTCGTTGTTTCCATCGTCTTTGTGTTCAGctattatacaaataattaaTCTTCTAGATGACGCTGCAGTTTCTGAAGATGGAAACGCAGTATATGAAGTTGCTTATCAA GTGATTTGGAATTGCTTGGTAGAGGACAGTGCTTTGTTTTTACGATACGTCTTGGAGCGTTTGACGAGGGAGAAGCAAGAACTGATGTTCAAAATCCTTAGACATCTTATCAGATTTGTTCCAAAACTTCCACAACAGGCTGCCTTTGCTCTGTACAATTACATCATAGGATATGTTATGTTTTACGTACGTTCTCCGCATGAGGAAGGACAAAAGCTTATTGGGACAGCCTTGTCAATACTATGGATG GTAGTACACAGTGTTCATGGAATAATGTTCAAAGATTTAAAGCAAATACTGAGGAAAGAGCAGTGCGATGCCTCGATTCTTCTCACGGCTAACGTGCCATCggctaaaaaaattatagtacACGGTCCACAGGATCCAGATGCAGGTGGAATCCCCTCACAATTTCCTGTACAAGAGGATACGCAATTTTGTCAGATATTGAGAGAATCTGTGGATTTTTTTGGTATTGAAGAAAGTAAACATAAGGAGTATTTTTTGATCGATTACAAAACAC ATCAAATACACAACCCGACCTCTTATGTACGAGACTACTATTTCTTCAAGCGGTCTCAGTACCCTCAACTTGAACTTGTGCACATGAAACCTGAAGAAGCCTTCAATGCCTTACAGCGTCAGGAATTGATTCATAAGTTTGTAGAGATCGGCAAAGTCCTCTTAACGTgggcaattttgaaaaatgtggataTGGTTGTACAAAGGGTAGTATTTTTGCATGAAGAACTTATGAAACTTCCTTCTTTTCCAAGAAAAGCCCTGGAGGCTGACCTCGATCTCTACAAAGGTGGAGAAATTGGGAAG GAACTCCTTGGCCTAGATGTATTGCACAAATTTATGTGGGTGAGATTAATCGCTCGAATGTTTGAAGCGATGGCAGGAAATTTTGCTTATTCCGGTGACATTCATCTGTTTCTCAACGTTCTAAACGGAGCAATAATACTCCACAGTGAAGATTCATGTATTTTGAGATACGTAATGGCTACATACATCAATGCTGCtcacaattttaaaaatattttctcaacaaaTGGATACTTACTAATTATGCCTACGTTATTACAATTGTATTCCAATcatcaaacaaacaaactggtGAAGACCACGGTTGAATATGCTGTCAAACAATTTTATCTTATGAATAGAAAACCTTTCATACTTCAAATGTTTGGTAGCGTATCAGCAATTTTAGACACCGATGAAATGAGCGTACACGGAGAAGCTCATAAG GTTGCATCTAATTGCCTGTTCAATCTTTTGTTAAGCTTGGAAACCCCATCACCAGATCCTTTAAATATTGGAGAATTGGTGAAAGAAGATAAACCTCTAAAGGCTATTGATTTTTGTTAccacgatgaaaatgaaatggttACAGTTTTGGACTGTATCTCTCTTTGTGTTATGGTTATTGCATACGCAGCTGATTCAGTTCGTGGGCAACAAATGCTG ATAATCTTGGAGGCAATACTACCTTGTTATGTGCAGCAGATTCAATCACCCACTTATAATAAAGAGGGAAAAACTGAAAAGGAAATTATTAATCAATTAGCTATTGCTGTGAAGACCTTAGTCAACAACTCCGAAGCTCTGACTAA AAATTACAACGGACCGCAGAGGTCGAGCCCAGAACATAAAGGCTCCAGTCAAAGAAATTACGGCAAAGGTCCGTATTCGCCtggttttgattttgatgatgAAACCCACAATAAATATGTAGAACATTCGAGGACGAAGATTTTGTATGATAGAGACAATGAAGACTCGGAAAATTGCCATAAGACTGAATTCAGGAGACCAAGAGATACTCTCCTGAATATGGTAGGAGATTTCCTTGCTAGATGCTCTGTGCGTCTTGCCGAACTGAATAAAAAAGCAACTCAGGATGGTAAAGCAATCGAATTACTTGATTCCAAATGCCATGTG AGACTAGCGGATATCGCTCACAGTCTTCTAAAGATTTCACCCTACGATTCCGATACAATGGGCTGCAGAGGATTGCGAAGATACATGAATGATATACTCCCATCCACCGAATGGTCCAATGACGACATGAGGCCAgctttgataattattttaagacGGCTTGACAAAACGTTCagcaaaatttataaaaaagctTCAATAAGACGAAACACCGACTGGGAAGCTGCGGGTGATTTGCTAAAGGGTGTTTACGAAACATTGTCAAGATATCCGTACATCGCTCATTTTCAACACTTGAAGACGCTTTTAAGCACATGCCAG GCTCTCATAATTGGGGATACAACTGGCTTGGTGGAAGTAGCATCGGCTGCATCAGCTGCTCTAATGAGTCAAATACCACCACAGCATTTTTGTTCAACAGTATTACGTTTGATAGCTCTCCACGTGATTTCTCTCGGGGAAGTCTATTCACTAGAGAATGTCTGCGGAGGCCAATCAATGTTCGCTACTCAAAATCGAACGGAAAGTGTACTTTTAAATCTACTAATACCTCTGTTCTTGCGCGTTGGCACGGGAAGAAAGG ATGTTCCGAAACTGAGACAGGCAGACATAAGTTTTGCTCTGACAGCTGTTTTGAATACCCTGTGGCCACCGACGGCAAAAACTGCTCCCATCACAgcacaaaatttaaaaactgcgACCGACATGAGAACTGGTAGCTTGACGTTCACTGCCAGGGATGCAAAGGCTCCAACAAAAATATCATTAACATTGTATCAAGTTGCATTTTTAg cATTGAAGATTATGATAATTTGCTTTGAAGCAGAACTGAAGAAAGAATGGCCTAGAATTTTACGCACCATGCGACTTTTGAATAAGCGGAATGAGGCATCTATACATTTGTGGGACTTTTTGGAATTTGTTGTCACTCATCGGACTGCTCTTTACATACAAATGTCACCCTTCATAGTGCACAAAATTGGGCAGCCACCGATATCCGAACACGAGAGAAACATGCAGAGCattattagaaaaaagatCAACGGTATCGGTATGCCGGTTCCAAAATCACGCGGAACCTTGTTGACTGACTTATCTCACGATCTGAAAGATCTGAAAGAGGAAATCGACGACCGTAAGTTTG ATGAAATGCAACCGGAACCAAAAAGGAGTGTAGTCGACATGCACCCAGGAGCTCCGAATGCGATGCCGAATAGCAACGAGGGGCAGCATGGACGGACTCAGAGACCTTCTCTTATCGACTTACTTACAGGGGATCTCGGTTCGCGTGCTCATATCAATCGTACCCCTGCAGAGACTCCCTCTCAACATTCTCAGCCTACACCAGTGTCTCATCCAACTCCACCACACACTTGTAATCAATCACTCATCCCAAAATCAGCACATGCGATTCAACCTCAATTCCCTGTCATACATCCACCAACTTCAGTACAACCAACTACTAATGTCACCAGAG GCTCTGCATCGAGTACAAGTGCCGGATCAACAACATTGAAGGAGGTCAGCGAGGACAGTACTAAGGATATGCAACTGGATCAGCCTCTTTCGACag ATAGATCCCAACCATCTTCTGCTAATGATGAACATAACAATGTTAAGTCTCACCCTATATTACCTCATCAAAAGACGTCCAAACTGCGCTTTGTCTCTTCTGTAGAGTTTAGGCACTCTTCAG GAGAAACCTTAACAACTCAATTGAGTCCAAGCAGTCCAACCGAGGACAGCTCTGGGGAATCTCGCAGCAACAGACCACGTCTACAGCGTTCAACAGGACAAAGCAAGAAAACTTTTCGCTTAAGAAAAAGTCGAAGGAGTCGTATTGAA gTGTCACATATAAAATTGGAGTCCCCAGATACTTCCAATCAACCGATGGCATCAACTCCACCAACAGCTACGGAACTATCAGTTTCTGGTATCCCATCTGAATCATCATCAATTCGATCGAAGCGTAGTCTATCTGCTCGTCAAGGACACAATGATAGTCGTGGTAATCATCAACAATCGGACATATCGTGGGACGAAGATACCAGCGTGGTTTCGCAAACTTCGAGTACTTCCGGTTATCGCGATTCTTATAGCATGCAACTTATCTCATTGGAAAGTGGAATTCAATCCGCTCCGCCCTTGGCCTCACCTGATCTCAACGATCTGCCCTCTACCAGTAGCGCTACAACGAATTACATTGTATGCGATGGTAGCTCACCTGATTGTTCGATTAATGGAAGtggaggagaaaaaactgcCTTATTAACAAACAGTCAGCGATCATCGTCCCAGCACTCTCTACTTATGGTATTTCAAACACAGGACGAGGACACGTTAATCTGA